The sequence TGGCGGCCGGCTCTCCTTGAATTCCCAGCCCCCCTCCCTGTCATGGCCTTTCTCTTGCTTTTCTCCAGGACCACCACTTGAGCCTGGCTCTTCAGCCTTATTAACACGAAGCTCGCGCAATGGCTGACCCGACGCTGTGCCGGAGGAAGCTGGGGCAGGGGCAGCAGGGGGAGGGTCCTTGGGTGGCCGTTGGCACACCTCTGCATAGCTGAGCTTACGTGGCTCCTAAACCAGGACAGGAAAAGGCACAATTTTGATATATGTAGCACACAAGCCCAGTTATACAATAACTTGATAATGAAACCCTCAGATCTCATAATCTTAACGCTCATCGGGTTCGGAGTGAAAATTCTGGACTCGTGGTATGAGAGAGAGCGAAAGAATAGACagaagaactgaagaagagTGACAgatagaaaagaggaagagataaCCAAAGCCAGTCAGATCACTACCGCACTTCCCTCTATGCGCAAAAGATGTCATCATCGGGTGGATAACAATGCCATGTGTTGGCTCTCATTGCAAAGAATAAGATGCTCACCTGTGCAGGGGTGGGAATAGGGGCTGCAGCAGGGACTGGGGTGCTGGGCGTCACAGGCGTGGAGGCAGCAGGGGGCTGAGGCCTGGAGCTAGGCACAGGttgtgtggaggaggaagggttgaCGGTCGTCTGAACAGGTGCGCGCGGGGTTGCTTTTGGTACTGTGATCTCTACCCGTTCAACTCTCTTCTCCTGACGATTCCTGTCAGAGCAGTTTCAGAAATTCATATTAATACTTTGAGTTTAACAGAGGCATCTGAGGCCTGAGTTACATTAAAACCATTGAAGAAGTTGTACCCAGGGGCCGAGGGTCCGAGTGGTTGTGTGGCGGGTTTAGCTGCTGTCAGGGCGGGACTTGAGACGGCCACAGGCTCTTCTGTGACTGGGGCTTGGACTGATGCTGGACTCACAGTGGCTTCTTTATTGGCTTGATCCGTCTATAAAAAGAAAGGAGGCATGCAGCTTAAATCTCTCCGGAAGTCTTCTTTTTAAGAATGTCTTACAATTGTTAGTCTCAATGTCTTACCTTGTCCCTGTACAGACCACGTACAACATCTGACATTCGGTTTTCTAGCACTGGCTCCCCCTGTGTGCTGACCACGCAGCCGGGAAGAGGTGGGAAATTGGTGGCAGCCAAGTCGAACTTGGGTGGAGCAACCTTAACCTCTGCTAGTGGTATAGGCCTCTGATAAAGGAAAATGGAGCCGACAAACAGAAAGATCAGGAGATggttcattatttaaaaacagcaacgattttttgaaaatatgaaattgCCATTTACCGTAATCCGGTCATCTTCTCGCCTCCTCCGTGTCCCTCTGTATGTTGTGCTGCGTCTGAAATGCAATTCAAATGATCTCCAAAATTAGCCAACAGCCACTGAACACATCACAAccaatgagcagcagccattacAGTCAGGCTCCAATCAGACAGCAACTTAAAAACAGGTTTACCTTCCGCGACCCGACATGCCACCGTCATCGCTGGGGtccagagaggaagaagaggaggaaagatgtGAGAATGCCATGCTTAGGTCAGAGACGGTCTGGACTGGGTTTGTGGTGGCAGCggcaagaggagcaggaggctgtGGGCTGCGCAATCCGGTCAGACTCTCCAGGGAGACGGGAGTTATGGATGCTGCGGTCACTTCACTTGTCCTCACCTGGGGCTTCACGTGGTTTCTGTTGCACAGGAGAAAGGGATGGGTGAGCATGGtcaatatttagaaaaaaaaaaggaactgcaCAGAGATAGTAGCAGCCAgtgtttcctttcctttttaGCATGACGGGCACATTTTTGGTCtcaagatgaataaaaaaagtagGCCTATTCTACTATACAGCATTAGTTTGGGTTAGTACTGAATAAACTGCTGCGTCATGTTAATGATGTAGGGTGATGCATTTGCACGCATAAACAAAAGTAATATGTAGTTTTAAGTAACTTTTCCAatgttgttaaatataaaaatacatgaaCCAAAATTTTCTGCAAACTGTTAAGCAGCTATTGCAGTTATGCAAATCTATTTAATGGGCTTTAAACTCTCAACATAAGTTAAGCTTGTGGTGGCTAAGAGAACCACTGGTGATAGGAAGATAACTGGATAAggatgttaattttttttttttttaattgaataaatTGCTTTATTCTGTGGTCCTTGAACCGTTTAATGATGATGGAGGTTGAAACAGCTAAATCAGTTGAAAGGAAACACTGGTGGCACCGACTGAAGCTTAATGGCTTGCTGGGGGATGAGGCATCATTCTGTGTGCTCGGGGTAAACGTTAACATGCAGGGTTTTTAGGATGACGTTTATGCTCATGGTTGGTTGCAGCAGTGATGACTAATGGCTACAATTTAAACTGAGTTTGGCAATCTGCAACCTGTCAGTCATTGAGTAGAGCTGACAACCCCCATTTAAGACGTAGACAGGCCAATGATATATTCATGAACCACCAATACAACTTTTAGGCAGATATTGTTCGAGGAGCTTGATTCACATGGTTTAATCTTCTTTAGTCTTTGACCCTCAGATCTCATAATCTGAACGCTCATTGGGAAGGGAGTGAAGCACCCAACTTTGGAAGGgaaggacagagagaaatgaagggaagggacaaaggagagaaagagagagagagagaaccaaagCCAGTTACCGCACTCCCTTGTTTCCCTCTATGCGCAAAATGATCTCATCATCAGGTCTGACTTGGGAAGAGTGCAGCAAGCTGCGTCTTTGTGAATCTGCGTCTTCAAACGCTCAACAAACTTGAAAATCTCTTTGTGAAAGATTTAAAGCACTCAGATTAAAGCTCGACAGCTGACCTAGACTCTGCGTCAAACTCATCCAAGGTATTTCTTTGTTATGCATATGGTAATAAAATCACTGAAAACGAACGCAGCAGTGAAACTAgggaacaaacaaaaactaaacaatgaACCTATAAAATGGATGGTTAGTTGTGATAGAGGGAAACCATTGCATGCAATATATAAATGGAAAGAGGATATTTTTAAGCCAAGGTGACGATAACTGGAAAAAGCAAATGGCTCAGGATCAGATGGCAGCTGCTGCCATTTAGTAGGCAAGCCTACGTTTATCAAATGACATGACAAATCCAGGATGTCCATTACCTGGCAACACAAATTTATCacagtgatgaaaaaaaatgtaagtataCAAAAGCCTGACTGGCAAAAGGCATGGGCTCCGTAATGGATTTAGTCatttgctgctgcagtatgaTAAGACATGATGGTAGCGATGAAGCTTATAATATGGTATAGTCGTGGTACCTGAAGGCATTTATTACATTCTTTCTTGAATAGAGGGGGACACTGTGGGGACAGTGAGAAGACAGGGAGTGAACAACAGTTCCCTGGTGGGGGTACATTATCTCTAGACAATAGCAGATGATCTGATACCCACTGTTTAACTTTATGCAAATTACGACACAAGGTGGACACATTCCAATTTGAACACGTTCAGAAAATGACAGATTTGGATTTAGGTCCAAACTACATCACGTCAACTGGAACAAAAATTGCAGCCTTATAGTTTGCCTGCACCGACAGGTCAAGTTGTACTTTATATCAATGTCAGTTCAGACTCATACGCTGCGAGTACTTCAAGAAATTTAAGAAAACTTTGACCCGATTCGAAGTGATTCCTGAGACTGGGTATTCAAGAGAAAGGGAGACCTGGCCGGACAGACAAGCGAAAAACGTCAAGCTTCTGGCCACAGCTGCCACCAGCACAGAagcataataaaaataataagtaTTATAAGAAGTCCTTACCGGTTCCTGTTGAATTGGCGAGTGATGTTAAGAGAACTGGAGCCAGGTTTGTAGTGTCCAGCTGAGCCAAATCCATTCACAAAGCTACTGTTGGGAAACGGTGCCTGCAAAGGGGGAAAATAAGGTAGTATTGGTAAATCTAATTTCATGCAACAACCATTGCAGTTATTACTCACCAGCCACAACAAGGACCGGACAATACACTTGGCAGTATCATTAAATTTCACTATGTTTGCTCTGGATGTGAAAATACTGAATATTTTGACTAACCCATTGTTATGCAAAACAGTGTTTAAGTCTACTCTCAACTCAAATTGCAAGAAGGGAAGgactcatttaaattcacctaCTACATCTCTCTACAGACATCACAACAAACAAAGTGGTGATGACTAATAAATGATTATGCAGTTATTTTGTGAGGTGAGACTCCAACTATTGCATGTACACAATGTGGCTTTCAAGGTTAATTTCCTGCATCACATATATGTTTTGAATTGTTGATGATGCACCAGTACAAAATCATCTGGAAGAGAAGGTTTTCAACGGAGGAAAACAACGGGTATAGTTGGTCTCACCAAAGGAGTTTCGAAATACGGTGTGGGAGAAGGCGACCAGGTGGGAGGTACGATGCCGTAGACTGGGTACTGCTGCTGGGGATAGACATGCTGCATGTAGAGGGGGGAGCTGTACTGGGACTGGCTCTGGGACTGCTGAGCGTACAGGCTGCTGTCCATGCTACGGTAGCCATTCTTTGCAAAGAATGTGTTGATGGCCTTTATCCTGGCCTGTcagcaggaagaagaaaaaaagtgttaaaCAAAAATCAACTTCCCAAAAGGCCTTTCTAAAAATGACAATGGGATTTTTATTTGACGCACCATGATGGGTTTTCCCTGAAATGTTTTTACTTCCTCTCTCAAGTACTTGTATGCCTATGGGAACAGAGAAGAGATTTTAAAGGCAAATTCATGGTGCAACATTATAAATGAAAACTCCAGCCAGTGGGATGAGGACTGAACATTGACCGGCAGTACCTGCTGAGCGTCCGTGTCTGATTGGAATGTGATGTaccagttgttgttgtgtgcGAACTCCACACTTATCACCTTTGGACAGTTGTCGTTTTTGAACAGTAACTCCACTTCCTGTAAATTAGATAAACAAAAGGTTTCACTTTTAAGCAAGACATGAACAGAAATGTGATAAACTGTTTAATACGGTTTTGACTGTAAAGTCCAGTTTACCTCAACAGGTGTGGTTTCAGGGACCTCCCTCAGGATGATAATGCACCGCTTGTGATTAGGACGcactttctctcctttctcatCAACTTGCACCATAGGAGAGGCTGAGGGAAATTCAAGGTATTTAAGTGTCGATACAGCACAAATGTATGCAGCTAATTTAAAAATACACCAGACCCAGCTTTTCACTTACATCTCAACACATCCAGGATGAGGTCCATGTCAGTGGTGAGGACCTTGATGCCCTCCATGCTGGCTATGGTCCAAATGGGAACAAACTGATCACTGTCCATCTGGGACATCAGGTACAAATCCTTCGAGAGGTTTTCTCTAAAAAATACAAGAAATTACACATAGATTAGCCTTCTCTTTACTTGGGAAACATTGAGTTAACTATCATAAATTCTGATGTATAAAAAGGCAGTGTGTGCGTTTTCCTCTTACCTAGAGAAGTAAAACtcaagctctttcttcagagacTCTCGCAGATTCTCAGAGGAGATGGGCGTCTCTTCAGCTTTGGAATccactgagacacaaacacaaaatgtcatTGGTGAGAAGTGAAATGTTCATTATATTGAGTAcaagtgagacacacacatcaccacTAGTCTAGAAAATTGTGTGTGTCAATTAGTGAATGTGATATAAATGAATCTAAAGGTTATGTGCGgcaaaagagtgtgtgtgcgctctaAATTTCTCTTGCTGCACCTATGTCCAAGTGGAACCATGTGGGACGTGTAGTGAGACGCCTGCAGGTTTTCAATAGCTTCAGACAGAGAACCACTGATTAGCGCTCAGTGAAATCACCTGCTGAGGTGATCAGCTGGAATTAAAAGCACCTGACTGGTTGGACAATGTGCTGCAAATGTTTAAATGAAGCATTCCAAAAATTGGCAAATAAATCCTTATGCTACAAAACTagaattttattaatttagacTTGTCTTATCTAAACTTAGTGTTATCAATAGTCTTTCCTCCCACAGGAATAGTGCATATTGAAGGTAAAGCAATGTGGATTGGTGGGGCATCGAGttggattaaaaagaaaaagaggaatatTCTATATACTACGAACTAATATAAAGTGATTATAAAAATTAttccaagaaaaacaaaattttgACTAGATTGAGATGACATGTAAAGATATCTACAGAAAACTCTGATGACTGCCACACTGCCACGCTGCCACTATAAACCCTTTGTATTAACATAGTTAAAGCATCTCTGAAAGCTGTCCCCACTGTTCTGAAGATGAAACACTTGAACACGTGCTTTAACAGTCATGTGACGAGATGTttggagaaaaaatgtaatctaTTGATTTTATCATTGATGTGAATTATGTAAACTACTAATAACTGTGCAGAAAAATCATAGATCCCTTGATCTTAAACAAAGGACTCACAAGCCCTAGCATTTGATCAACTTATAAATTGGAATAATGTGGTAGCTTTAACTAAATGTACATGTTGACTGTCTTTTATTGATCAAGAGGAGATTCTACCATATTTCACTTCATTTTCGTTCCAATGTTACTCCGACCTTTTTTCTAGATGTATGTAACATTTCTCTGCAACAAAATCTAATAAAGtctatttaaaaaggaaaactgaTTTTTTAAGCAATACACAGAATAGCACTGTATTTATACGTTTAAACGGCTAAGCACATTTTAAGTTTTATATTCCACTTTATCATCTACATCACAtgaaaattaataaatgatttgaaaaacagaataatCATTAGTTGCACAGCGACAGTTGTGTAGACACAACTGCATGTGATGTGATTTGACTGACCTGGCGTCCCTGTGGTGGACTCAGCAGGGGAAAAGCCCAACTCTGGAGGGTCCATTCCATTTACTGCTATCTCAGCTGTTactgtggagctgctgtcaTCCAGGGCCGTGAATCCCACAGTGAACTGCTTGGACCCGGCAGACGATGGCTCAGAATAACCTGTGAAAAAGGTAGTGAGTTTCATTCTGAACCAACAGATAGCCCAGTCAGTTTTTAGGCCTTCTTTGAAAGGCTAAGGATGCATTAGTAGGTGTTGATATTGataaagatgagataagatgttTAAGGAAAACGTAAAAAACAGTTTTACTTAAAGTGTCAACTAGAGGAAAGTCAGTATTTATATCAAAAGACACGGATGacacaatgttttgttttccaaacaaaatatttttttcacttaGAAGCTCTGTAACAATCAGTTAGGTCTTTTAAAAAAGATGTTTAATTGAGCTGGTGGAAGTGCATCTCACCCTCACTCATGTCTGCGGTGGGCCAATGAGGACTGTTGGTAAGAGCCTCGCTGGGAACCGCAGGCATCTCCTGCCACACCTTGGCATTTGGGTTCAAACCGGCGCCCTTAGAGGTGACCTTCAAAGCAAAAACAGGATAAGGAGAGTGCAAGCCATTTAAATATTAAGAGCAAAAATCGGTTTATTAgatcaaacatttcaaacagacACAATTATTCAATTGGACTATTGCAGTTTGACAGTTTATATCTGAATCAAACCAAATGTGCTGTAATTACCAGTAACCGAGATCCgtaatttatttatctttaaaaacatGTAGTTGCCTAAAGGCAAGATGTTTAATCTCACCACAAACTTAgaacaaataaaatagaattcAAATAACTTTGAAAGGGCTGCACTTAACAAATTATTAAACATTTGAGCCCCCCCCCAGGTCCTGAGTGTTCACCTAAAAGTGAGATCAAActtaactttttgtttttaaagtaaatgttAAAGCAGTGACGTACATACAGAAACCAGACACAATGCAACATGTGGTCTCCAACTATATTCCTATGGGGTCTGAGGTCATGCAGGTTACAGCCAACTATCACCAGCCCTGCTGATTTCACTACATCTTTGTATTACTGAATAAAATCCCCTGGCGTTATGTTCGATGTTGGCAGGTACACCTGCACACCACTGGCCATTCATGGCATATAATTGGAAACCAGAGAAGTACAATGAAATGTGCCCACATTGGGCCCCACAATCCCTTGTCAACAACAGAGGCTATTACCTAATTAACCTAGAGGAGAACGATTAAGACTTTGTCCAACCGGGATGTCGACTAATAAATGTGGCAAAAACAAAGCTGGGAGGGATTATTTcaagaaatatgtttttttaatcagtcGATAGCAATATTCATGACAAATGTCacattatgatttattttaagtTAAAGATCAATTTTGGCTCCTGTGTGAAGATTGTAGCTTAATACGCTTTGTTAGGAGCAGATGACGACAAACACTTGGTAAAAggcaaaaaaatatgtaaatctgaGGTTGATCAATTATTTATCACATCTCTccactgtgcttacacaataCACAAGCTTTATATAGATACATATTGAACTTTTGTTTGTCTACTATTGATGGAAATTATATTGTGATAATACTTGATATTGTTTATCACCCAGATACAACTGGATTAAAAAAATTCATGTAGGAAGTGTTTTATATGACCTGAAACATTTCTAATTGAGTTTTATGCAATGATTGGTTCGGAGTCTCTGTATCAAAGTGGCGGCGGACTGGCAGGAGAAAACCCTGACCCTGCAGAGATCTGTGGCCAGGAATAGATCACATACAGAACATATTgaggggcacacacacactgaggtgaaCTAACTGTGGATTGTGGCTCTGTGCAGTAGGGAGCAGGTGACAGCTGTAACTTCTGAAACGCCAGTAACTGTCACATTTACCAGATCCCTCTTTCCACAGGGTCACTCTCCACCTGGTGGGAGATCCGCTTCTTTTATTTGGGCTAAAAGCACTTGGGCCTGACAGGAACAGCTGTTAGTCACAATATGCCCCGACGCGCTTCTCTCTCTGCCAATAACTCCGGAATGGACGTGTCAAACGCAGAGGCCTCAGTGTGGCAGCTAACATTTATGTGC comes from Pleuronectes platessa chromosome 6, fPlePla1.1, whole genome shotgun sequence and encodes:
- the LOC128442376 gene encoding la-related protein 4 isoform X2; the encoded protein is MSSDQSGEPPLLQEEADPGPKTGGKDEAPLGSEGGSGGMVTSKGAGLNPNAKVWQEMPAVPSEALTNSPHWPTADMSYSEPSSAGSKQFTVGFTALDDSSSTVTAEIAVNGMDPPELGFSPAESTTGTPVDSKAEETPISSENLRESLKKELEFYFSRENLSKDLYLMSQMDSDQFVPIWTIASMEGIKVLTTDMDLILDVLRSSPMVQVDEKGEKVRPNHKRCIIILREVPETTPVEEVELLFKNDNCPKVISVEFAHNNNWYITFQSDTDAQQAYKYLREEVKTFQGKPIMARIKAINTFFAKNGYRSMDSSLYAQQSQSQSQYSSPLYMQHVYPQQQYPVYGIVPPTWSPSPTPYFETPLAPFPNSSFVNGFGSAGHYKPGSSSLNITRQFNRNRVPLYSRKNVINAFRNHVKPQVRTSEVTAASITPVSLESLTGLRSPQPPAPLAAATTNPVQTVSDLSMAFSHLSSSSSSLDPSDDGGMSGRGRRSTTYRGTRRRREDDRITRPIPLAEVKVAPPKFDLAATNFPPLPGCVVSTQGEPVLENRMSDVVRGLYRDKTDQANKEATVSPASVQAPVTEEPVAVSSPALTAAKPATQPLGPSAPGNRQEKRVERVEITVPKATPRAPVQTTVNPSSSTQPVPSSRPQPPAASTPVTPSTPVPAAAPIPTPAQEPRKLSYAEVCQRPPKDPPPAAPAPASSGTASGQPLRELRVNKAEEPGSSGGPGEKQEKGHDREGGWEFKESRPPRERDSQGYYRSNGPRGAGGLKFRDQRRPPPARRHSPQGGYRHTGKEQNIPPVSPK
- the LOC128442376 gene encoding la-related protein 4 isoform X3; this translates as MSSDQSGEPPLLQEEADPGPKTGGKDEAPLGSEGGSGGMVTSKGAGLNPNAKVWQEMPAVPSEALTNSPHWPTADMSEGYSEPSSAGSKQFTVGFTALDDSSSTVTAEIAVNGMDPPELGFSPAESTTGTPVDSKAEETPISSENLRESLKKELEFYFSRENLSKDLYLMSQMDSDQFVPIWTIASMEGIKVLTTDMDLILDVLRSSPMVQVDEKGEKVRPNHKRCIIILREVPETTPVEEVELLFKNDNCPKVISVEFAHNNNWYITFQSDTDAQQAYKYLREEVKTFQGKPIMARIKAINTFFAKNGYRSMDSSLYAQQSQSQSQYSSPLYMQHVYPQQQYPVYGIVPPTWSPSPTPYFETPLAPFPNSSFVNGFGSAGHYKPGSSSLNITRQFNRNRNHVKPQVRTSEVTAASITPVSLESLTGLRSPQPPAPLAAATTNPVQTVSDLSMAFSHLSSSSSSLDPSDDGGMSGRGRRSTTYRGTRRRREDDRITRPIPLAEVKVAPPKFDLAATNFPPLPGCVVSTQGEPVLENRMSDVVRGLYRDKTDQANKEATVSPASVQAPVTEEPVAVSSPALTAAKPATQPLGPSAPGNRQEKRVERVEITVPKATPRAPVQTTVNPSSSTQPVPSSRPQPPAASTPVTPSTPVPAAAPIPTPAQEPRKLSYAEVCQRPPKDPPPAAPAPASSGTASGQPLRELRVNKAEEPGSSGGPGEKQEKGHDREGGWEFKESRPPRERDSQGYYRSNGPRGAGGLKFRDQRRPPPARRHSPQGGYRHTGKEQNIPPVSPK
- the LOC128442376 gene encoding la-related protein 4 isoform X1; translated protein: MSSDQSGEPPLLQEEADPGPKTGGKDEAPLGSEGGSGGMVTSKGAGLNPNAKVWQEMPAVPSEALTNSPHWPTADMSEGYSEPSSAGSKQFTVGFTALDDSSSTVTAEIAVNGMDPPELGFSPAESTTGTPVDSKAEETPISSENLRESLKKELEFYFSRENLSKDLYLMSQMDSDQFVPIWTIASMEGIKVLTTDMDLILDVLRSSPMVQVDEKGEKVRPNHKRCIIILREVPETTPVEEVELLFKNDNCPKVISVEFAHNNNWYITFQSDTDAQQAYKYLREEVKTFQGKPIMARIKAINTFFAKNGYRSMDSSLYAQQSQSQSQYSSPLYMQHVYPQQQYPVYGIVPPTWSPSPTPYFETPLAPFPNSSFVNGFGSAGHYKPGSSSLNITRQFNRNRVPLYSRKNVINAFRNHVKPQVRTSEVTAASITPVSLESLTGLRSPQPPAPLAAATTNPVQTVSDLSMAFSHLSSSSSSLDPSDDGGMSGRGRRSTTYRGTRRRREDDRITRPIPLAEVKVAPPKFDLAATNFPPLPGCVVSTQGEPVLENRMSDVVRGLYRDKTDQANKEATVSPASVQAPVTEEPVAVSSPALTAAKPATQPLGPSAPGNRQEKRVERVEITVPKATPRAPVQTTVNPSSSTQPVPSSRPQPPAASTPVTPSTPVPAAAPIPTPAQEPRKLSYAEVCQRPPKDPPPAAPAPASSGTASGQPLRELRVNKAEEPGSSGGPGEKQEKGHDREGGWEFKESRPPRERDSQGYYRSNGPRGAGGLKFRDQRRPPPARRHSPQGGYRHTGKEQNIPPVSPK